In a genomic window of Candidatus Methylomirabilota bacterium:
- a CDS encoding ABC transporter ATP-binding protein → MELLALAGVSRRYAKDQPPAVHDLSLSVNEGEIVALLGPSGCGKTTTLRLIAGFEAPDAGTVRLRGEVVSGEGRLVPPEGRGVGLVFQDYALFPHLTVHDNVAFGLDRLERAARRARVGEVLDLVGLRGVDDRFPHELSGGQQQRVAVARALAPAPALLLLDEPFSNLDADLRAQMRDDVEAILRSTGTTAVFVTHDQDEAFTLADRVGVLRHGRIEQIATPEEIYHQPATQFVAEFVGAADFLPGRVTRDGIETELGTFAHRAGLALGTPVEVMLRPDDVHFEAREDGSGVITRRFFRGSECLYCIRLPSGRRVHSSQPSTSTFATGARVRAEAQLLHVVAFAADAAGPSGAGER, encoded by the coding sequence GTGGAGCTGCTCGCGCTGGCCGGCGTTTCCCGGCGGTATGCCAAGGATCAGCCGCCCGCCGTCCACGACCTGTCGCTCTCGGTGAACGAGGGCGAGATCGTCGCGCTCCTGGGCCCCTCCGGCTGCGGCAAGACGACCACGCTGCGTCTGATCGCGGGCTTCGAGGCGCCCGACGCGGGTACGGTGCGCCTCCGCGGCGAGGTCGTATCCGGGGAGGGGCGGCTCGTGCCCCCGGAGGGGCGCGGCGTGGGCCTCGTGTTCCAGGACTACGCCCTCTTCCCTCACTTGACCGTGCACGACAACGTGGCCTTCGGGCTCGACCGCCTGGAGCGAGCGGCGCGGCGGGCCCGGGTCGGTGAGGTGCTCGACCTGGTGGGCCTGCGCGGCGTCGACGACCGCTTTCCTCACGAGCTGTCCGGCGGCCAGCAGCAGCGGGTCGCCGTTGCTCGGGCCCTCGCGCCGGCCCCCGCCCTGCTCCTGCTCGACGAGCCCTTCTCGAATCTCGATGCCGACCTCCGGGCACAGATGCGGGACGACGTCGAGGCCATCCTGCGGAGCACCGGCACCACCGCGGTGTTCGTGACCCACGATCAAGACGAGGCCTTCACGCTCGCCGACCGGGTGGGCGTGCTGCGTCACGGGCGTATCGAGCAGATCGCGACGCCGGAGGAGATCTACCACCAGCCTGCCACGCAGTTCGTCGCCGAGTTCGTGGGCGCCGCCGACTTCCTGCCCGGCCGCGTCACCCGCGACGGCATCGAGACCGAGCTGGGGACCTTCGCCCATCGCGCGGGTCTTGCTCTCGGCACGCCCGTCGAGGTCATGTTGCGCCCGGACGACGTGCACTTCGAGGCGCGCGAGGACGGCTCGGGGGTGATCACCCGCCGCTTCTTCCGCGGTTCGGAGTGCCTCTACTGCATTCGCCTTCCCTCGGGACGTCGGGTGCACTCGTCCCAGCCTTCGACGTCCACCTTCGCGACGGGCGCGCGCGTCCGAGCGGAAGCGCAGCTGCTCCACGTGGTGGCCTTCGCAGCCGACGCGGCG
- a CDS encoding D-glycerate dehydrogenase gives MPQGSGASSILISRMLPDEVIAFARSRADVDLHTGDRPLSKADLKARLRSRRGLVCLITDTIDAEVLAANPELKVVSNVAVGYNNIDVSAATKAGVVVTNTPDVLTETTADFAWTLLMATARRLVEGDRYVRDGKFQQWEYMLLLGGDVHGKTLGVVGFGRIGRAVARRGLGFGMRVLYQDAAPAPATVEAELHATRVDLPTLLRDSDFVTLHTPLLPETRHLINAQSLRTMKKTAYLINAARGPVVDEAALVQALKEGWIAGAGLDVFEEEPKVHPGLIGLPNVALAPHIASASRATRVEMARLAVNNCLAVLEGTSPPTPVNPEVLGRR, from the coding sequence ATGCCTCAGGGCAGCGGAGCCTCGTCGATTCTGATCTCGCGCATGCTTCCGGACGAGGTCATCGCCTTCGCCCGGAGCCGCGCCGACGTCGACTTGCACACGGGCGACCGTCCGCTCTCCAAGGCCGATCTCAAGGCCCGGCTGCGTAGCCGCCGGGGCCTTGTCTGCCTGATCACCGACACCATCGACGCGGAGGTCCTCGCGGCCAACCCTGAGCTCAAGGTCGTCTCGAACGTGGCGGTAGGCTACAACAACATCGACGTCTCGGCCGCCACCAAAGCAGGGGTGGTAGTGACCAACACCCCCGATGTCCTCACCGAGACCACCGCCGACTTCGCCTGGACCCTGCTCATGGCGACCGCGCGCCGCCTCGTCGAGGGTGACCGCTACGTCCGCGACGGCAAGTTCCAGCAGTGGGAGTACATGCTCCTCCTGGGCGGCGACGTCCACGGCAAGACCCTGGGCGTGGTCGGCTTCGGCCGCATCGGCCGGGCGGTGGCCCGGCGCGGCCTCGGCTTCGGCATGCGCGTGCTCTACCAGGACGCGGCGCCGGCGCCCGCGACGGTAGAGGCGGAGCTACACGCAACCCGTGTCGACCTCCCGACCCTGCTGCGGGACTCGGACTTCGTGACCCTGCACACGCCGTTGCTTCCCGAGACCCGCCACCTCATCAATGCGCAGTCGCTCCGGACCATGAAGAAGACGGCGTACCTCATCAACGCCGCGCGGGGGCCGGTGGTGGACGAGGCCGCGCTGGTGCAGGCCCTCAAGGAGGGCTGGATCGCCGGCGCCGGGCTGGACGTGTTCGAGGAGGAGCCGAAAGTGCACCCCGGCCTGATCGGGCTTCCCAACGTCGCGCTGGCGCCGCACATCGCCAGCGCCTCGCGCGCGACCCGGGTCGAGATGGCCCGCCTGGCCGTCAACAACTGTCTGGCCGTCCTCGAGGGGACGTCACCGCCGACGCCCGTGAACCCCGAAGTCCTCGGCCGCCGCTGA
- the groES gene encoding co-chaperone GroES translates to MKVRPLHDRILVKRIEEGEVRKGGIIIPDTAKEKPQEGKVIAAGNGKVSEDGKRIPLDVKAGDKILFGKYSGSEVKVDDEEYLILREEDVLAIIE, encoded by the coding sequence ATGAAAGTTCGTCCGCTGCACGATCGCATCCTCGTCAAGCGTATCGAAGAGGGAGAGGTCCGTAAGGGCGGCATCATCATCCCCGACACCGCCAAGGAAAAGCCCCAAGAGGGCAAGGTCATCGCCGCCGGGAACGGCAAGGTGTCCGAGGACGGCAAGCGCATCCCCCTCGACGTGAAGGCCGGGGACAAGATCCTCTTCGGCAAGTACTCCGGCTCCGAGGTGAAGGTCGACGACGAGGAGTATCTGATCCTGCGCGAGGAGGACGTGCTCGCCATCATCGAGTAG
- the groL gene encoding chaperonin GroEL (60 kDa chaperone family; promotes refolding of misfolded polypeptides especially under stressful conditions; forms two stacked rings of heptamers to form a barrel-shaped 14mer; ends can be capped by GroES; misfolded proteins enter the barrel where they are refolded when GroES binds) yields the protein MPKQVMFSDEGRAALLRGVNVLSAAVKATMGPKGRNVVIDKKFGSPTITKDGVTVAKEIELKDNYEDMGAQMIKEVASKTSDIAGDGTTTATVLAQSIFREGLKNVTAGANPMGLKRGIDTAVEAVVEELKKLSKSTKDKKEIAQVATIASNNDKTIGSLIAEAMEKVGKDGVITVEESKSAETVLDVVEGMQFDRGYLSPYFVTDAERMECVVEDALVLIHEKKISVMKDMLPLLEQVARSGKPFLVIAEDVEGEALATLVVNKLRGTLHCAAVKAPGFGDRRKAMLEDIAILTGGKAITEDLGIKLENIKLEDLGKAKKIVVDKDNTTIVEGAGKSSIIEGRIKQIRAQIDETTSDYDREKLQERLAKLAGGVAVVKVGAATETAMKEKKARVEDALNATRAAVEEGIVPGGGVALLRASKSIEKLKLEGDEKVGANIVKRALEEPIRQIVENAGLEGSVVVEKVKAETVPTRGFDAESLTYVDMIQAGIIDPTKVERIALQNAASVAGLLLTTEALVTDLPEEKPAAAPPMPHGDF from the coding sequence ATGCCGAAGCAGGTCATGTTCAGCGACGAGGGCCGCGCCGCCCTCCTCCGGGGGGTCAACGTCCTCTCGGCCGCGGTGAAGGCGACGATGGGCCCCAAGGGCCGCAACGTCGTCATCGACAAGAAGTTCGGTAGCCCCACGATCACCAAGGACGGCGTCACCGTCGCCAAGGAGATCGAGCTCAAGGACAACTACGAGGATATGGGCGCCCAGATGATCAAGGAGGTGGCGTCCAAGACCTCGGATATTGCCGGTGATGGCACGACGACGGCGACGGTGCTCGCCCAGTCCATCTTCCGCGAGGGCCTCAAGAACGTCACCGCCGGGGCCAACCCGATGGGCCTCAAGCGGGGCATCGACACCGCGGTGGAGGCAGTGGTGGAGGAGCTGAAGAAGCTCTCCAAGTCCACCAAGGACAAGAAGGAGATCGCCCAGGTCGCCACGATCGCGTCGAACAACGACAAGACCATCGGCAGTCTGATCGCCGAGGCGATGGAGAAGGTCGGCAAGGACGGCGTCATCACCGTCGAGGAGTCGAAGTCGGCGGAGACCGTGCTCGACGTGGTCGAGGGCATGCAGTTCGACCGCGGCTACCTCTCCCCCTACTTCGTGACCGACGCCGAGCGGATGGAGTGCGTGGTCGAGGATGCCCTCGTCCTCATCCACGAGAAGAAGATCAGCGTCATGAAGGACATGCTGCCGCTGCTCGAGCAGGTCGCGCGCTCCGGCAAGCCCTTCCTCGTGATCGCCGAGGACGTCGAGGGCGAGGCCCTGGCCACGCTGGTCGTGAACAAGCTCCGCGGCACGTTGCACTGCGCGGCGGTGAAGGCCCCGGGCTTTGGTGATCGGCGGAAGGCCATGCTCGAGGACATCGCCATCCTGACCGGCGGCAAGGCCATCACCGAGGATCTCGGCATCAAGCTCGAGAACATCAAGCTCGAGGACCTCGGCAAGGCCAAGAAGATCGTCGTGGACAAGGACAACACCACCATCGTCGAGGGTGCCGGCAAGTCGTCCATCATCGAGGGCCGCATCAAGCAGATCCGTGCGCAGATCGACGAGACCACGTCCGACTACGACCGCGAGAAGCTCCAGGAGCGCCTGGCCAAGCTGGCGGGCGGCGTGGCGGTGGTGAAGGTGGGCGCGGCCACCGAGACCGCGATGAAGGAGAAGAAGGCGCGGGTCGAGGACGCGCTCAACGCGACGCGGGCCGCGGTGGAAGAGGGCATTGTGCCGGGCGGCGGCGTGGCCCTGCTACGGGCGTCCAAGTCCATCGAGAAGCTGAAGCTCGAAGGCGATGAGAAGGTGGGCGCCAACATCGTGAAGCGGGCGCTCGAGGAGCCCATCCGGCAGATCGTGGAGAACGCCGGTCTCGAGGGCAGCGTGGTCGTGGAGAAGGTGAAGGCGGAGACCGTCCCCACTCGGGGCTTCGACGCCGAGAGCCTGACGTACGTGGACATGATTCAGGCGGGCATCATCGACCCGACGAAGGTCGAGCGGATCGCCCTGCAGAACGCGGCGTCCGTCGCCGGCCTGTTGCTGACGACGGAGGCGCTGGTCACCGACCTGCCGGAGGAGAAGCCGGCGGCGGCCCCGCCGATGCCGCACGGCGACTTCTAA
- the rpsF gene encoding 30S ribosomal protein S6 gives MIFDPRPTDEDIAALLTRLQENLKGLGAEVGKVENWGKRRLTYDMRKQREGTYAVIECSAEPSVVKEFERQLRLNENVLRYMTTRVPVRKRQRSAPKAEVAVPEEAV, from the coding sequence GTGATCTTCGATCCACGGCCGACCGACGAGGACATCGCTGCGCTCCTCACCCGCCTGCAGGAGAACCTCAAGGGTCTGGGCGCCGAGGTCGGTAAGGTGGAGAACTGGGGCAAGCGCCGCCTCACCTATGATATGCGGAAACAGCGCGAGGGCACGTACGCGGTGATCGAGTGCTCCGCCGAGCCGTCGGTGGTCAAGGAGTTCGAGCGGCAGCTGCGGTTGAACGAGAACGTGCTCCGCTACATGACGACCCGGGTGCCGGTGCGCAAGCGCCAGCGCTCGGCGCCGAAGGCCGAAGTGGCGGTTCCGGAGGAGGCGGTCTGA
- a CDS encoding single-stranded DNA-binding protein: MASLNKVFLIGNLTRPPELRYTPSGTAVSDLRLAVNRGYTTQGGEKREETCFLTVVVWGKQAETCGEYLDKGSPIMVEGRLQTRDWETKDGQKRSVVEVVAERVQFMGRTKSPVAPGAPVEGGETMQDGDDEVPF, from the coding sequence ATGGCGAGCCTCAACAAGGTGTTCCTCATCGGAAACCTGACGCGCCCGCCCGAGCTCCGCTACACGCCGAGCGGCACCGCGGTGTCCGATCTTCGCCTGGCCGTGAATCGAGGCTACACCACCCAGGGCGGCGAGAAGCGGGAGGAGACGTGCTTCCTCACCGTGGTGGTCTGGGGGAAGCAGGCGGAGACGTGCGGCGAGTACCTGGACAAGGGCAGCCCCATCATGGTGGAGGGGCGGCTGCAGACCCGAGACTGGGAAACGAAGGACGGACAGAAGCGCAGCGTCGTCGAGGTGGTGGCCGAGCGCGTTCAGTTCATGGGCCGGACGAAGAGTCCGGTCGCGCCGGGCGCTCCCGTCGAGGGCGGCGAGACCATGCAAGACGGGGACGACGAGGTCCCCTTCTAG
- the rpsR gene encoding 30S ribosomal protein S18 → MKRRRFGRRKVCKFCVDKVSLIDYKDVRRLRGFVSERGKITPRRISGSCARHQRQLTRAIRRARTVALVPYTGE, encoded by the coding sequence GTGAAACGTCGCCGGTTCGGCCGGCGCAAGGTCTGCAAGTTCTGTGTGGACAAGGTGAGCCTCATCGACTACAAGGACGTCCGCCGGCTGCGCGGCTTCGTTTCCGAACGGGGCAAGATCACCCCCCGGCGCATCTCCGGCAGCTGTGCGCGCCATCAGCGCCAGCTCACCCGCGCTATCCGGCGCGCGCGCACGGTGGCCCTCGTTCCCTACACCGGCGAGTAG